A window of Legionella adelaidensis genomic DNA:
GTAAGAATAAATAATATTCATGAACGTGGTGTTCCCAATTACTTTGGTGCGCAACGTTTTGGTAACCATGGTAGTAATTTACTAAAAGCTGAAGAAATGTTGTTAAGGAATAAAAAGATAAAAAATCCGCATTTAAGAGGGATTTATTATTCAGCTGCTCGCGCTTTTTTATTCAACCAAATTCTTAGCTTACGAATCAAACATAATTGCTGGGATTTACCTGTGGCCGGGGATCTCATGATGCTTTCCGGCACGCACAGTGTATTCCTGGCAGAAGAAATTACCGAGGAAATAATAAAAAGAGTAAAAGATCATGACATTCATCCCGCAGCTCCTTTATGGGGAGAGGGAAAGGAAATGACAAGCCTGGAAGCTCTATCATTACAAACGCAAGCTTTGGAGCCATGGAAAGAATGGTGTGTAGCTTTAGAAAAAAATAGACTTAACAAACAATATCGGGCGATGGTAGTCAATCCCCGAAATTTACAATTGCAAAATAATAAGCTCACCTTTACTTTACCTTCAGGTTCCTTTGCCACTAGTGTTTTAAGGGAGTTAGTTTATTTAAAAGAAGAAGGTGCTTGATAAGCCAGTAGTTGGGGTGAAACGAAGTGGAACCCGCGTTTATAAATGATTGATTTTTGGGATGTCTTTATGGATTTCTTAATAGGCCGTAT
This region includes:
- the truD gene encoding tRNA pseudouridine(13) synthase TruD codes for the protein MLTDLSFADAKPTAQGKIKCTPEDFFVEEVLSFTPCGEGEHLYLFLEKKLLNTEEVSNYLARFFSVSSKLVSYAGMKDKYAQTRQWFSIHLPGKSTPNLESLESENIHILQSVRHNKKLKIGAVQENYFEITIQEFNHDVNEFKVRINNIHERGVPNYFGAQRFGNHGSNLLKAEEMLLRNKKIKNPHLRGIYYSAARAFLFNQILSLRIKHNCWDLPVAGDLMMLSGTHSVFLAEEITEEIIKRVKDHDIHPAAPLWGEGKEMTSLEALSLQTQALEPWKEWCVALEKNRLNKQYRAMVVNPRNLQLQNNKLTFTLPSGSFATSVLRELVYLKEEGA